TGTCGGTCGACGGGGTCGCCCACTACGGCCTGTTCGCCGACTGGTTCGCCGAGCTCGCCCTCGCCGCCGACGAGGCGCGGCCCGACCTCGGTGGTGGGCAGGCCATCATCGACGACATGCTCAACGGTGCCGAGGCGTACCTCCGGATGTGGGAGCGGGCGACATACGGCAGCAACGACTGCGTCACCGACGGGTCGCACCTGCAGGCCGAGGACCTGCATGCCCTCGTCGGCGGTAACGTCGAGGCGTTCCTGTCCGCCGTCGGCCAGCCGATGGACCGCGACGGTGCGGCCTACACCTACTGCGCCACCGACGACGTCGGCCACCCCGTGCAGGCACGGGTCACCTTCGGCGCCGACGGCCGTGTGGCCGCGGTCGACGCCACCCCCGTCTGGGACCTTCCGCCCGAGTAGCGCTCGCCGTCGATGACCGCGCGGGGGGCCGGCCCGGCTACGGTGTGCGGCGATGAAGGTCTACACCAAGCGCGGCGACGACGGCACGACCGGCCTGCTCTACGGCGGCCGGGTCGACAAGGACGATCTGCGGACCGGTGCCTACGGCACCACCGACGAGGCGGTCAGCGCCCTGGGCATGGCCCGGGCCGCGCTGGCGCCCGACACCGAGTGGCACGCGGCGGTCCTGGAGGTCCAGCGCGAGCTGTTCGTCGTCGGGGCGCAGCTGGCCACCCACGTCGACCACTGGCCCAAGCTGGCCGAGGGCGTCAGCAGGGCCACCCCGGCGATGACCGAGGAGCTGGAACGGCGCATCGACGCGCTGACCGACCGCTACCCGCTGCCCCAGGAGTTCGTCGTGCCCGGTGGCTCGCCGGCCGGCGCCGCCATCGACCTGGCCCGCACCGTTGTCCGCCGGGCCGAGCGGCTGGTCGTGGCCATGCAGCGCGAGGACCTGCTGCCCGACGACAGCCCCCTGCGCTACCTCAACCGACTCAGCGACTACCTCTTCGTGCTGGCCCGCGCCATCGAGGGCGGCGACTACACCCGGACACGCGCATGAGCAGCGACCGCATCGTCTCGCTCGTCCCGTCGGTCACCGACACCCTCGCCCGCGTCGGCGTGGCCGACCGGGTCATCGGTGTCACCACCTACTGCACCCACGGCGCACCGGATGCCGCCGAACGGGTCGGCGGCACCAAGAACCCCGACGTCCAGCGGATCATCGCCCTGCGTCCCGACCTGGTGATCACCAACACCGAGGAGAACCGGCCCGAGGACATCCAGCGGCTGCGCGACGCCGGGCTGACGGTGGAGGAGACCTACCCCCGCACCGTCGCCGACGCCGCGAAGATGACCCGGCGGCTGGGGGAGCTGGTCGACGCCACCGACGTGGCCACCACGCTGGCCGACGCCGTGGACGCAGCGATCGAGGAGGCCCGCGCCGCCGCGCCGACCACCCGGGTCATGTCGCTGACGCTGGTGTGGCGCAAGCCGTGGATGGGGCTGGGCCCCGGGACCTACGCCAGCGACCTGCTGTGGACCTGTGGCTTCGGCAACGTCCTGTCGGGCTACGAGGCGGACTACCCGAAGCTGGAGACGGGCCTGGCGTTCGGCGCCGACGTCGTCCTGCTGCCCAGCGAACCGTACGTGTTCGAGGACAAGGACCTCGAGCCCGTGCGCGAGCTCGCCGGTGACGTGGCCACCCGGTTCGTGGACGGGGAGCTGCTGACCTGGCACGGCCCCCGGACCGCCGACGGGCTGCGCACCTTCAGCGCCCTCGCGGTCGAGCTGGCCGCCGGCATCGCCGGCTGACCAGCCCGTCCACGGTCGTGCCCCGTCGAGCACGACCCGTTGTCAGTACTGGTGCTCCGGGCCCGGGTAGTCGCTGGAGGCGACCTCGGCCTGGAAGGCCTTGGCCGCGTCGACGATCTCGCCGCGAAGGGTCGTGTACTGCTTGACGAAGCGTGGCAACCGGCCGCTGGTCAGGCCGAGGAAGTCGTGGAAGACCAGCACCTGGCCGTCGGTGTCGGCGCCGGCGCCGATACCGATGGTGGGGATGTCCAGCGCCTCGGTGACGCGGGTGCCCAGCGCCGACGGGATGCCCTCCAGCACGAGGGCGAAGGCCCCGGCGTCCTGCAGCGCGACGGCGTCGGCGACCAGCTTGTCGGCCACGGCCGCGTCGCGACCCTGGACCTTGAAGCCGCCGAGCTGGTTGACCGCCTGTGGGGTCAGGCCGAGGTGGCCCATGACGGGGATGCCGGCCTCGACGAGGCGGCGGGTCAGGTCGACCCGCGGACCCTCGAGCTTCACGGCGTTGGCGCCGGCCTCCTTGAGGAAGCGCACGGCGTTCGCGACGGCCTCGTCCTCGCTGCCGTGGTAGCTGCCGAACGGCATGTCACCGACGACCAGCGCCTTCTCGGCACCACGACGGACAGCCCTGGTGTGGTGCAGCATCTCCTCCATCGTCACCTGGACGGTGGAGTCGTAGCCCAGGACCACCATGCCGAGGGAGTCGCCGACGAGCAGCAGGGGCACGCCCGCCTCGTCGAGGATCTGCGCGGCCGAGTAGTCGTAGGCGGTCAGCATGGCGAACTTCTCGCCACGATCCTTGAAGGCCTGGATGTCGAGGATGGACACCGGGCGGTTCTGTGCGTGCACGCTCATGAGCTGCACAACCCCTTTCTCCTGCCAGCCGGGATCGGGCCCGGTCCAGCGGTCGGAATCGCGAACACCCGCAGGGTAACGGCTGCCCGAGGGTGAACGCCATCGCCCGCCCGGGCATTCCCGCGGGCCGATACCCGACCGGCCCGGGCCGCAACGGCCGCACGGGCCGCCCGAGGGGGCGGCCCGTGCGGGACACACGATGGGGGAGGAGGGGCTAGCCCTCGCCTCCCGTGACGGTGATGCGACCCTCGCCGCCCTCGGGGTACTGCTCGGCGGTGATCTCGCCGCCCAGCCCACCGTCGTCGGTGGCGGCGACGATGTAGTCGGCCAGCACCTGCTGGTAGGTGGCGCCCAGGACCTGGAAGTCGTCGTCCAGCGGGTAGCCGTCGCCACCACGTGCCGAGAAGTCCACGATGGTCATGGTGACGGTCGGGGCATCGGCGACGACCTCACCGTCCACGACGAGCGGGGTGCCGTCGGCCAGGCTCAGCTGGCGGACGCGCTCGCCCTCGGTGGTGATGTTGCCGTCCTCGTCCTGGACCTGCGGCTGCTGGTCCAGGTCGACCTCGACCTCGAGGTTGGACAGGTGCAGGAAGGCACCGTTGACACCCTCGATGTCGAAGTAGGCACGCTCGAGCAGCGTCTTGAGCTCCTCGATGGTGAAGTCCTCGAAGGCCGAGACGAAGTTGGAGAACGGCACCATGGAGAAGGTGTCGAGGACGGTGATGTCGCCCGGTCCGATCTCCTCGCCGTCGTGGCGGATGCCGCCACCGTTCTGCACACCGACGAAGATGGCGTCGGTGTCGAGGCCGAAGTCGCCACCCATGGTGGAGGCGAACCAGCGCTGGGAGTCCGCGACCAGGTTGCCGGCGTTGGTCTCGCCGATGCGGATGTCGGGACGGTCACCGTTCAGGCGCACCTCCGAGGTGGCGATGACGTCCTCGGCGAGGCCGTCGACGAACGCCTGGACGGGCTCGTAGACGTCGCTGACGACGGTGGGGTCGGCAGCCACGCCGTCAGGACGCGTCTCGTCGGCGACGCGGACCATGCGGGAGATCTCGTCCACGAACGGACGCGACTCCAGCAGGTTGCCCTCGGCATCGAACAGCAGCTCGAGGCGACCGAGGTAGCCGTAGTTGCCGCTCGTGGTCACCACGGGCACGGCCGAGCCGTCAGCGTCGTCGACCAGGATCGGGTAGCTGTCGAACACGTCGCCCAGGTCACCGGGCAGCAGCGGGTCACCGGCGTCGGCCAGGACCTCGTCACCGCCACCGGCGACGACCGCGTCGACGCCCGTGATCTGGCTGACGAACTCGAGGTCGCCGTCGTCGCCGCCGAGGCCCTGGAGGTGGCTGATCAGGACGATCTTGTCCACGCCCTCGCCGGTGAGGCGGTCGACCTCGGCCTGGGTGATCTCGATGATGTCCTGCAGGACCTCCACGTTGCGGGGGGAGGAGATGGCGGCCAGTCCGGGGGTGGTCAGGCCGATGATGCCGACCTGCGAGTCGCCGGTGTCCACCACGGTGGACGGGGCGATGCGGCCGGCGTCGACCAGCGCCTGCAGGCCGGGCTCTGCGGAGAAGTCCAGGTTGGCGGACAGGAACGGCGGCGGGGTGTCACCGGTGAAGGAGGTGATGAACCGCTCGGTCACGTCCGGGCCGAAGTCGAAGTCGTGGTTGCCCAGGTCCAGCGCGTCGTAGTTCATCAGCGACAGGCCGAGGGCGTCCAGGATGGGGCCCTCCTCGTTGGACAGGGATGCCTGGAACTCGGGGCCGGCGAGGAAGTTGTCGCCGGAGGTGACGGTGACCACGCCGCCGTCCTCGCAGCCCTCGGGCAGCGGGGCGTCCTGCAGGCCGTTGGCAAGGGTGACCATGTTGGCCAGGCCGCCGTAGCCGGCGCTCGACGGGAACAGGTCGGACTCGCCGTCGTTGTGGTGCAGCAGGCGCAGGCAGAACGCGGCCTCCGGGGCCTCGAACGTGCTGGCCCCGTCGATGCCCATCAGGACCTCGTCGGTGAACCGGTTGCCGACGACCACGGTGTCCTCGACGAGGTCGAGGGTCGAGCCGAGGATCTCGAACGCGTCGGCCGACGCGGCCAGGTTCTCGCAGTCGACCATCACGGTCGTCCAGCTGTTGGCGCCGGCGATCGCGGAGGCCGCGAGGCCCTCGACGTAGCTGCAGCCGGGGATGACGAAGCGGGTGGTCGGGACGGCGCCGTGCTCGGACACGGCTTGGTCGTAGGCCGCCACGGACGTGGTGACACGGGTGTCGCCAGCGATGCGGCTGACCTCGCCCTCCTCACCGGCGATGGACGCCGCGACGTCCTCGGAGACCGCGGAGGTGCCACCGACGATCACGCGGGGCGCGTCGGGGTTGGCGGCGATGTAGGCCGCGATCTCCTCGGGCAGGCGCTCGGCGTTGACCGGGAGGATCGGGCTGCCGTCGAGGCCGGCCACGGTGGCGGCGTTGATGGCGTCGGGCCAACCGCGGGCGTCGTCGGCGTGCTCGCCCTCGACGAAGTACAGGGTGGAGGGTCCGCCGGTCGCGGCGTCGAGCTCGTCGGCGACCTCGATGGCGGTCGCGAAGCGGTTGGCGCCGGCGAGACGACGGGTCGTGTGGCCGGCGTCGGCGATCTGGGCCTCGGCGGCCTCGCTCACGGCCTCGACGCCGCCGAGGATGACGACCTCGTCGGGGGCGATGCGGGCGATCTCGGCGAGGACGGCGTCGCTGACGGTGTCACCCTCGACGAAGAGGATGGGTGCGCCGTCGGCAGCGGCGAGCGGGGCTCCGGCCAGCGCGTCGGCGTAGTCGTCGGCGCGGGCGACGAAGACGCGCGGGGCATCCTCGGACACGTAGTCCTGCGACAGCTCTGCCGTGGCGCCGATGGGGTCGGGCTCCGTGCCCTGGCGCACAGCCGCGTCCGACGGACTCGGGACCGCTACCAGCAAGGCAGCGAGCAGGGTTGCGACGAAGGCAACCACGGGAATTCGAACAGCCATGTGAACGGCAACCTTTCGAGATGCTCTCTGGCGAATGAACGTGCCGCGGGGTGCCCCCCTCGGGGCGCTCCTCCGGCGAGGGCACCCTACCCTGTCGTCCCATGAGAGTCGTGCTCCAGCGAGTTCGTTCAGCTGCTGTTTCCGTCGACGGGGCCGTGACCGGCCGGATCGACCACGGGTTGATGGCGCTCGTCGGCGTCGGACAGCGATCCACCGACGCCGACGCCGAGTGGTTGGCGGCCAAGACCCAGGACCTGCGCATCTTCTCCGACGAACAGGGCCGCATGAACCGGTCGGTCCGTGACGTCGGTGGGGGCATCCTGGCGATCAGCCAGTTCACGCTCTACGGCGATGCCCGCAAGGGCCGTCGGCCGTCCTTCGTGGCTGCGGCGGCCCCGGAGCACGGCGCGGCGCTGTACGAGCGGTACTGCGCCGCCCTGGAAGTCCCCGTCGGCAAGGGGGTCTTCGGCGCCGACATGGCGATCGACATGGTCTGCGACGGGCCGGTCACCATCCTGCTCGAGCGCGGCGAGGACTAGTCAGAAGGTGCGTCACCCCACCCGTTGTGCTCGGGCGAACGATGTCCGATGAAGGGGCCATGACCGCGATCGCCACGACGGTGGCGCACCCGGCCCCGGAACCGCGCAGCGTCCGGGGGCGCCGGCGCACGCTCGCGATCCTTGCCGTCGCCGTCCTCGCCGTGCTGGCCGCGCTGTTGATCAGGGACGAGGCTGACCGTCGGGCCCGGGCCGACGCGGTCCTCGACGTCATGGCGCGGGACGCCGGCATGGTCCTGGACGCCTGGTGGGACAATCACCTGACGCTGCAGCGCGCCGCCGGCTTCGGCCTCGACAGCGACGACGCCGAGCAGTTCGGGTCCGCCTGGGACTTCTCCCACGTGCAGTTCGCGCTCCTCCTCGACGGGGACGGCAGGGTGCAGGCCGCCCATCCGGACCGCCCCGACCTGGTGGTGGGCGACGACCTGTCGGGCACCTTCCCCCACATCGATGCGGTGCTGGCCGGCGCGAGGTCGGCGTTCTGGGCCACCGACGACGCGGTGACCGACTCCGGCATCGTCGTGGCCAGCGCGGTGTCCACCGGCTTGTCCGGCGGCGTCGTCACCGCCGCCTTCGACCCGCAGGCCACCGCCCTGCCCCGGTTGCTCTCCGCCACGCTGTCGGAGCTGCCGTCCGCCCGGCTCGCGTTGGTCGAACCGGTCACGGGGGTCACCGTGATCGCCCCTCGTGGCGGGCTGGACGGCGTGGAGACCAGCACCGTCGAGGCGGTCGACGGCGGGTGGCAGGTCACCGTCGCCGCACCCCGAGAGGACCTGTCGAGGCTGGTCGGCGGCACCACGAACCCGGTGGCTCGCGGGGTGATCACCTTCCTCGTGCTGCTGTTCGCCCTGGTGGTCTGGCGTGGCCCCCGGTACCTGGCCGGTGCGGACCGCCGTGCATCGGACGAGGGCGACACGACGGCCCTGCTGGAGACCCAGGAGGCCCTGGAACGTTCCCGCGAGGAGCTGCGGCTGTTCTCCTATCGGGTGGCGCACGACCTCCTCGGGCCGCTGTCGGGGATCAGGGGCCTTGCGGAGATGCTGGCCGAAGGGCGTGTCCGCGACGAGGACGTCCCCGTCGTGACCGCCCGGATGGCCGGCTCCGCCGACGCCGCCGTCGGCATGGTGCGCGCCCTGCTCGGCAACGCCGAACGCCTCGGCGGCGAACGGCGGACCGACGTCGAGCTGTCCGTCCTGCACGACTGGCTCCAGCGGATGGTGGCCACCCAGCTGGCCGAGACCAGCGGATCGGTCGACCTCGACACCGAGCTCCACACGTTGTCCCTGCCGGAGCAGACCGTCAGGACGGTCCTGCTCAACCTCGTCGGCAACGCCCTGAAGTACCGACGTCCGCACGTGCCGCCCCGCGTGACCGTGGCCGTGCGCGTCCTGGAGGACGCCACGGTGGCCGGTCCGGAGGCGACCGCGGAGTTCACCGTGCGGGACAACGGCGTCGGCGTCGCACCCGACGCGCTGCCCCGGATGTTCGAGCGCGGAGAGCGACTGCACGCCGACGCTCGCACCGACGGCCACGGATCCGGCCTGGCCGAGTGCCGCCGCCTCCTGACCGTGCTCGGCGGCCGCATCGAGGCCACCACCAACGACGACCACGGGCTGACCGTCACGTTCACCGTTCCCGTGGCGGCGACCACCTCCGAGGCGACCGTTGCAGGCTTTACACGCAAGAAACATTGAAGCAATCCGAGCGGAACGGCTGCTCCTTACGTTTCCTCCCACAGTACGGATCCCATAGCCGTTGCGGATCCGTCGCCCCTCCAGGAGGTAACGGTTTTGCGACTCAAGCTCATGGCCACTCTGATGGCCGCCATGTCCGCCCTGCTGGTCCTTGCCGGACCAGCCGCGGCCCAGGAGACGGCCACCGTCGAGGACGTGGCGCTCGTCCAGTTCAACCTCGACGTCGTCTTCTTCATGCTGGCCGCCGGCCTCGTCTTCTGGATGCAGGCGGGCTTCGCCATGCTGGAGACGGGCATGACCCGCTCGAAGAACGCCGCCAACATCATGATGAAGAACATGGCGGACGCCTGCTTCGGCATCATCGCCTACTTCCTGCTCGGCTTCGGCCTCATGTACGGCGCGTCCGCCGGCGGGTTCATCGGTACCGACACGTTCGCCCTGTCGGCAGGTAGCTACTCCGAGCTCGGCCTGTACGGCGGTGACGCCTTCCTGGCCGCGGACTTCATCTTCCAGGCCGTGTTCGCCGCCACGACGGCGACGATCGTCTCCGGCGCCGTCGCCGGTCGCATGAAGTTCGGCGGCTACCTCGTCGTCACCCTGCTGATGACCACCCTGATCTACCCGATCATCGGCCACTGGCAGTGGGGTGGCGGCTGGCTCAGCGAGCTCGGCTTCTACGACTTCGCCGGCTCGACCCTCGTCCACATGACGGGTGGTGTCGCTGCCCTCGTGATCGCTGGCATCCTCGGCCCGCGAATCGGCAAGTTCGCCAAGGACGGCAAGCCCCGCGCGATCCCCGGCCACTCGATGCCGCTGGCGACGCTGGGCATGTTCGCCCTGTTCTGGGGCTGGTTCGGCTTCAACGGCGGCTCGGTCCTGGCCGCTGACGGTGCCCTCGTCGGCCCCGTGCTGCTGACCACGCTCCTCGCCGGCTGCGCCGGTGGTGGCACCGCGATGGTCTTCACCTGGGTCCGCTACGGCAAGCCCGACATCGGCATGACCATCAACGGCGTCCTGGCCGGCCTCGTCGGCATCACCGCCGGTGCGGACCAGGTCGGTCCGATCGCTGCACTCGTCATCGGTGTGATCGCCGGTGTGCTGGTCGCCCTGGCCGTCCCCGCCGTCGACCGCCTCGGCATCGACGACGCGGTGGGTGCGTTCTCCGTCCACGGCGTCAACGGTGCCTGGGGCACCCTGGCCGTCGGTATCTGGGCCAACACCGGCGAGGAGGGCCTGACGGGCCTCTGGCACGGTGGCGGCGCTGGCCTGCTCGTCGACCAGCTGATCGGTGTCGTCGCCGTCGCGGCCTTCGCTGCGGCCTGCTCCGCCGTCCTCGCCTTCGGCCTCAAGGCCACCAAGAACCTGCGGGTCTCGGAGGCCGAGGAGATCGAGGGCCTCGACATCCACGAGCACGGCATGTACGGCTACCCCGAGGCCGCCCTGGGTGCCTCGGCCTATCCGGGCGGTCCGGTCACGGCCCCGACCGGTGAGGTCGCGGTCAGCCTGCCCGCAGCCGACGCCCGTTCCGAGGAACCGGTCTAGCCACACCATCGACCCATCACGCACGCAACGCGGGCCGCACTCCATCCGGGGTGCGGCCCGCGGCGTTGCCCAGCACGTCGAGGACCCACCGGGCCCCAGAACCGCCCGTTCCCGGCCTCCGCCGAGGAGCGAGGTGTTCGGGGCACTCGTCCACTAGGATCACGCCCATGGATCGGCAGCAGCAGTACGTTCTCCGCACCGTCGACGAGCGCGACATCGGCTTCGTCCGGCTGTGGTTCACCGACGTGCTCGGCAGCCTCAAGTCGGTTGCCGTCACGGAGTCCGAGGTCGAGGGTGCCTTCGCGGAGGGCATCGGGTTCGACGGCAGCGCCGTCGACGGCTTCGCCCGCGTGCAGGAGTCCGACATGCTGGCGCGTCCCGACGCCTCGACCTTCCAGGTGCTGCCGTGGAAGGAGGGGTCCCCGGGTGTCGCCCGGATGTTCTGTGACATCTACCGGCCCGAGGGCGAACCCTTCGCCGCCGACCCCCGGCAGGTCCTGAAGCGCAACCTGTCCAAGGCGTCCCAGATGGGGTTCACCTTCTACGTGCACCCCGAGATCGAGTTCTTCCTCTTCAAGGGCGCCGACGACCCGACCCCGCTGGACCGCGGCGGCTACTTCGACCTGACGCCCAACGAGATCCAGTCCGACTTCCGCCGGCAGGCCATCACCATGCTGGAGAAGATGGGCATCTCGGTGGAGTACTCCCACCACGAGGTCGCGCCGTCCCAGCACGAGATCGACCTGCGGTACGCCGACGCGCTGACGATGGCCGACAACATCATGACGTACCGCCACGTCATCAAGCAGACCGCCATGCGCCTCGGCGTGCACGCCTCGTTCATGCCCAAGCCCCTCACGGGCGAGTGGGGCAGCGCGATGCACACGCACCTGTCGTTGTTCGACGGCGACTCCAACGCCTTCTACGACCCCGACGACCCCTACCGGCTGTCGGAGACCGCCAAGCACTTCACGGCCGGGCTGCTGCGGCATGCCCGCGAGATCACCGCGGTGACGTGCCAGTGGGTCAACTCCTACAAGCGCCTCGTGCCCGGCTACGAGGCCCCCGTGTTCATCTCGTGGGGTCGGCACAACCGCTCCAGCCTGATCCGCATCCCCCAGTACAAGCCGACCAAGGCCGCGTCGACGCGGGTGGAGTACCGGGCCCCCGACCCGGCCTGCAACCCCTACCTGGCCTTCTCCGTCCTGCTCGCCGCGGGCCTCAAGGGCATCGAGGAGGGCTACGAGCTGCCACCCGAAGCCGAGGACAACATCTACGAGATGACCGAGGCCGAGCGGCGTGCAGCGGGGATCACGTCCCTGCCGGCGTCGTTGGACCAGGCGCTCAGCGTCATGGAGGAGTCCGAGCTGGTCGCCGAGGCCCTCGGCGAGCACGTCTTCGACTACTTCCTGCGCAACAAGTGGCAGGAGTGGGAGGAGTACCGCTCGCAGGTGACGCCCTTCGAGCTCGAGCGGTACCTGCCGACGCTGTGACTCCGTGAGCATCGAGCTCGGTCCTGCAGCCAACGCGGACTGGGCGGTCCGCACGCTGGAACGCATCCGCGAGACCTCTCGCGAGACGTTCGTCCGCCTGGAACACGACCCCGAACTGGCGCGGACGGTCGTGGTGGTCACGGGCGCCTCCGAGGCGCTCGGCGACCAGATCGTCCGCCACCCCGACCTCCTCGACGTGCTCGACGACGTCGCCGAGCCGTGGTCGGCCGAGGAGGTGGCCACGCGCGCCAGGACGGCGGTCGACGACCGCCGTCCGGACCAGGCAGACGATCCCGACGCCGTGGCCGCGGAGGCGATGGCCGGTACGCAGCGGGCCGGCCTGCTCCGCATCGCCGCCCGGGACATGCTGGGACTGGCCGACACCCCACAGACCGCCGAGGAGCTCGCGGACCTCGCGGACGGCATGATCGTGTGCGCCCACGCCCTGGCTGCGGAGGGTGCCGCCGGCACCGACGCGGAGCTCGCCGTCCTCGCGATGGGCAAGCTGGGCGGTGAGGAGCTCAACTACGTCTCCGACGTCGACGTGCTGTTCGTGCACCGCGGTGACACGCCCACGGCGGAGCGGATGGCCAAGCGCATCCTGCACATCCTCGGGACCCACACCCCACGCGGGGCCGTCTACGAGATGGACGCGAACCTGCGGCCCGAGGGACGCAACGGACCGATCACCCGCACCATCGAGAGCTACCGGGCCTACTACGAGCGCTGGGCCAAGACCTGGGAGTTCCAGAGCCTCCTGAAGATGCGTCCGGTGGCCGGTCCCGCTGACCTCGGCGAGGACTTCGAGCAGCTGGTCGCCCCCTTCCTGTGGCCCGACTCGCTGGGGGCCGACGCCGTGGAGGAGATCCAGCAGATGAAGCGGCGGGTCGAGACCTCGCGCCCGGTCACGCGCGACGGCAGCCGCCAGCTGAAGCTCGCCCCCGGGGGTCTGCGCGACATCGAGTTCGCCACGCAGCTGCTGCAGCTCGTGCACGGGCCGGCCGACCCGTCGCTGCGACTGCGCGGCACCGTGCCGGCCCTCGACGCGCTGGCGAGGGGCGGCTACGTCGACGACGGCGACGCCGCCCTGTTCACCGACGCCTACCTGTTCCTGCGGACCGTCGAACACCGCCTGCAGCTGCGCCAGCTGCGACGGACCCACACCATCCCCGACGACCCCAGCGACCTGCAACGCGTCGCCCGCACGATGGGCTTCCGGGACCTGCCCGCACGCACGGCAGCGGAGTCGTTCTCCAAGGAGCTGGCCCGGGTGCGGAGCGGGGTCCGACGGTTGCACGAGCAGCTCTTCTACCGGCCACTCCTGTCGACCCTGGCCTCCTACGGCACCGAGGAGCGGGTCGTCGCCGCGGGACGCTTCGACAAGGAGGCCGCGGCCGCACGCCTGGCCGCCCTGTCGTTCGCCTCGCCCGGACAGGCGCTGCGCCACCTCGAGGCGATGGTCCAGGGTGGCGGGCGGACGGCCCGTCAGCTGCGCGTCGTGCTGCCGACGATGCTCGAGGCGTTGTCGGACCAGCCCGATCCCGACGGGGGACTGGCCGCGCTCCGCAGCCTGACCGACCAGCTGAAGGACAACCCGCGGTTCGTCCGGACCATCAGGGACAACCCGCCGGCGGCCAGGCTGCTGGCCAGGATCCTGGGGGCGAGCCCACGGCTGGGGGAGTGGCTCGGCCGGCAGCCCGAGGTCCTGCAGCTGCTCGACGACGAGGAGGTGCTGGCACGGTCCCACACGCGCGAGGACGTCATCGGTGGCGTCGAGGGGCTGCTGAAGCGCGGCGGGGGACGGGTCAGCCGCGAGGCGCTGCGACGGCTGAAGCGCCGCGAGGCCCTGCGCACCGCGATGCGTGACGTCAACGGGGCTGCCGATGTCCCCGAGATCGGCAGGGCGCTGACATGGCTCGGCGAGGCGTTGCTGCACGCGGCCCTGTCGACCATCGTCCCCGACGAGGTCCGCATCGCCGTCATCGGGATGGGTCGCTTCGGGGCCGGCGAGCTCGCGCACTCCTCGGACCTCGACGTCATCGTGGTGCACGACGGGCCGACCCCGGTGGCGGAGCACGCCATGGAGGAGGTGCTGGAGTTCCTGTCCGCCGTGACCCCCGAGGGCTCGGCGTTCCGGGTCGACCCGGACCTGCGGCCCGAGGGCCGTCGTGGGCCGCTGACCCGAACCCTGGAGTCCTACGCCGCCTACTACGAGCGCTGGGGCCAGGACTGGGAGCTGCAGGCGCTGACCCAAGCCCGTCCCGTCGCCGGCGACCCCGAGCTGGGTCAGGCGTTCATGGACCTGATCACCCCGCTCGTGTACGCCGACCCCATGCCGGTCGACCGCCTCGTCGCGATCCGCACCATGAAGGCGCGCGTCGAACGCGAGCGCGCGGGTCGCAAGGGTGTGCAGCCGGCACGTCGAACCCCTCGGCGGCGGGCCGCGACCCTGCGTCGTGACCAGGTCGGGATCCGCGCGCGGGACGCCAGCCAACGTCGGTCGTTGCCCAACGCCTCCTCCACCGACGACCTGAAGCTCGGGCCGGGCGGCCTCAGCGACGTGGAGTGGACCGTGCAGCTGCTCAGCATGCGGCACGGGGGTGCCGACCCGCTGGTCCGGGGGCCCGGCACCCTCGCCGGCCTGGAACGGCTGGCCGCGGCCGGGATCCTGGCACCCGAGGAGGCCGCGTGGCTGCGCAACGGCTGGCTGCTGCTCTCCCGCCTGCGCAACGGGCTGTACCTGATCAAGGTCCGTGACACCTCGAGCCTGCCCCAGAACCCCGACGTGCTGCGCAAGCTCGCGGCCCTGATGCACTACAGCTCCGCGCAGGCCCTGACCGAGGACGTCGACCGAGCGCGCCGCCGGATCCGCAAGGTGTTCG
This genomic window from Euzebya rosea contains:
- a CDS encoding bifunctional [glutamine synthetase] adenylyltransferase/[glutamine synthetase]-adenylyl-L-tyrosine phosphorylase yields the protein MSIELGPAANADWAVRTLERIRETSRETFVRLEHDPELARTVVVVTGASEALGDQIVRHPDLLDVLDDVAEPWSAEEVATRARTAVDDRRPDQADDPDAVAAEAMAGTQRAGLLRIAARDMLGLADTPQTAEELADLADGMIVCAHALAAEGAAGTDAELAVLAMGKLGGEELNYVSDVDVLFVHRGDTPTAERMAKRILHILGTHTPRGAVYEMDANLRPEGRNGPITRTIESYRAYYERWAKTWEFQSLLKMRPVAGPADLGEDFEQLVAPFLWPDSLGADAVEEIQQMKRRVETSRPVTRDGSRQLKLAPGGLRDIEFATQLLQLVHGPADPSLRLRGTVPALDALARGGYVDDGDAALFTDAYLFLRTVEHRLQLRQLRRTHTIPDDPSDLQRVARTMGFRDLPARTAAESFSKELARVRSGVRRLHEQLFYRPLLSTLASYGTEERVVAAGRFDKEAAAARLAALSFASPGQALRHLEAMVQGGGRTARQLRVVLPTMLEALSDQPDPDGGLAALRSLTDQLKDNPRFVRTIRDNPPAARLLARILGASPRLGEWLGRQPEVLQLLDDEEVLARSHTREDVIGGVEGLLKRGGGRVSREALRRLKRREALRTAMRDVNGAADVPEIGRALTWLGEALLHAALSTIVPDEVRIAVIGMGRFGAGELAHSSDLDVIVVHDGPTPVAEHAMEEVLEFLSAVTPEGSAFRVDPDLRPEGRRGPLTRTLESYAAYYERWGQDWELQALTQARPVAGDPELGQAFMDLITPLVYADPMPVDRLVAIRTMKARVERERAGRKGVQPARRTPRRRAATLRRDQVGIRARDASQRRSLPNASSTDDLKLGPGGLSDVEWTVQLLSMRHGGADPLVRGPGTLAGLERLAAAGILAPEEAAWLRNGWLLLSRLRNGLYLIKVRDTSSLPQNPDVLRKLAALMHYSSAQALTEDVDRARRRIRKVFDRRFFD